The sequence ACTCATCAGAGTTCAATAAAGACGCAGAGCATAAAGTTATACATCTTGCAACAAAATGGGAAAAAGAGGGTCAAATCATAGAAAGGAATGAAGCATCTGATAAAGGCGGCACAATGAGGTTGGGTGCATATCCATGCCAGATAAAAACCGGAACACTGGCTTGGCATATATACAAAAGAAAGAATATATCTGAAAGACATAGACACAGGTATGAGTTCAATAACTCATATAGAGACGTACTATCAAAGCATGGTCTAATAATAAGTGGAGAAAGTCCAGATGGAGAATTTGTGGAGATAATTGAATTAAAAGACCACCCTTTCTTCATAGGCGTACAATTCCATCCGGAGTTTAAATCAAGGCCACTAAAGCCGCATCCTGTGATTAAGGCGTTTGTAGAAAAGAGTTATGAATCAAAAACAACTAAAAGCACAACTTAAATCTAAAAAGGTTGAAAATTTTTATATATTTTGCGGCGATGATTATTTTATAAAAGATCTATACGCAAAGAGAATAGCAAAAACAAAGGGCGCTCAAATTAGAAAGGTTGTTATAACAGATGAGGCTGAACTTAGGCAAATTATGGCCAAAGCCTTATCCAAGCCCCTTTTTCAAGCTAAACCATTATTGCTTTATGGGGTTGTATCTACAGACCTTCCTAAAAACCTTTCAATTACACCTCCAACACACAACATACTTATACTTGATCTTGAAAGATGCAAAGAAGAAAAAGAAAATACAGTAATTTTTAAACCACCAAAAGCAAGCGAAATAGCCTCATTCATCAAAAATGCAGCATCAAGGAACAACAAAACTATAACAGATGAAGCAGTGAGACTTCTAAGCAGAAGTTTTGAGGGAAAAAATACATCATACTTAAAAAACACAGTGGATGAACTTTTATTGCTTACATACAACAAAAAGCAAATAGAAAAAGAGGATGCAGAAAAATGCCTAACCCTTACAGCCAATTTTGACATAAAAGACATCATAGACATGGTAAAAACCAAAGATTTTGTAGGAATAGTAGAAAAAATAGGTCAGATACTATCACAGATTCCTCCCTCTCTATTTGTGCATATATTTTCTGGCGAAATAACAAAGATAATAGCTTCATGCTACTGCTCACAGGATTGCCTGAGGCAAACATTTAAGGTTTTCTATCCGACACCATATACCCAGCTTTGCAAAGATATAGGAGAGAACGCTTTAAAAAGACTCATAAAGGCGCTCTATGAGATTGACAAAACACTGAAAAGCTCATCAGATGAATTCTCAGAGACAATGATTAAGGCGAGGTTACTTCTATGGATGCAAGGGTTATAGAAAAAGATGGTTTATACTTAATAGAAAACAGAGTTTTCAAAATAGAGATAACAGACCAATCGAACATTACACATTGGAGCATAAAACCAAAAAACAGCGAGATTATAGAAAAGGTTTCGTTTGAAGACAAAATAAATAACAAAAATTTAACACCTCAACACAGTTGGACAACATCAACTTCTATAACATTCGATTTTGAAACAGATTTTGGCATGCTAAAAAAGGTCTACAGCATAAACAATATAGCTCTCATAATGGATATATACTTGATTTCACATAAAGAAACAGAAGTAGAATATGCAACAAATCTAAATATAAAGCATGACGCTATAGATCTATTTATGGTTGGGCACAATGAGTTTGATATAAAAAAACAACAAACTACAGAGGCAAACGATTTACTTTTGATAAAAAAAAATCTGGATATATATCTGGGCTTTATATTCAAAGAAAAAGCTATACTTACAATGAATCCTGATAATTGTTTAGAATTTAGTTTCAAAACAAAAGTTAAACTTCTAACCAACGATATGTTTATGATTTCCTATACATCCTCGCTTGTTTAAAATTTTAAACTTGATTTATTCATAAATTTGGGTTATGTTCATAATAGTGAAAGTATTTTAAAAAGAAAACAAATTTAAGGAGGTGTGCCATGCGCAACACGATCGCAAGGGTTCCACTACCAACTAACGAGCCGGTTTATTCCTACGCACCAGGAACTGTAGAGAGGGAGAAGCTAAAGGAAGCTATTAAGGAAATCAAGTCTCAACAAATAGAGATACCTCTAATCATTGGTGGCGAGGAAATCAAAACGGGCAACACAAGAGAAATAGTCGAGCCTCACAACAAGAGTTCAGTCCTTGGTGTTTATCATGTAGCAGGCGAAAAAGAGATAAAA comes from Hippea maritima DSM 10411 and encodes:
- the holA gene encoding DNA polymerase III subunit delta; the encoded protein is MNQKQLKAQLKSKKVENFYIFCGDDYFIKDLYAKRIAKTKGAQIRKVVITDEAELRQIMAKALSKPLFQAKPLLLYGVVSTDLPKNLSITPPTHNILILDLERCKEEKENTVIFKPPKASEIASFIKNAASRNNKTITDEAVRLLSRSFEGKNTSYLKNTVDELLLLTYNKKQIEKEDAEKCLTLTANFDIKDIIDMVKTKDFVGIVEKIGQILSQIPPSLFVHIFSGEITKIIASCYCSQDCLRQTFKVFYPTPYTQLCKDIGENALKRLIKALYEIDKTLKSSSDEFSETMIKARLLLWMQGL